From a single Rutidosis leptorrhynchoides isolate AG116_Rl617_1_P2 chromosome 5, CSIRO_AGI_Rlap_v1, whole genome shotgun sequence genomic region:
- the LOC139850195 gene encoding uncharacterized protein, which translates to MWADIGGPLPIQFDVSVLGTGRPIGPHKSMCINMLAGIVKDPLFPKHYESWEKVPGENKEKIWLDLGGFFKMGDWLDGGHTQKVVEAGVNSLCADRWRNAKSKQKKYFTDNDGYALPNNLRNRPPPNVQQRLWDPFVDLMLSSKFRARSAQNKKNRAKMEYASTQGSRSIADRVASLDPPSLIENFKNNHTFKKGGWSGNKARVNHEKMLKLKEKYPERSDEVIMLEVLGKRRGYRRGVGKTLPGSASTSSSSSTCQTRRPPPPGSENPLLKEAVYDTFAFNNMAIPPQWQSFFPTPNQTQETEGEDEGDDDEDMEESGASQSESDEENEDEAR; encoded by the exons ATGTGGGCTGACATTGGTGGACCATTGCCGATTCAGTTTGATGTTAGTGTGTTGGGGACCGGTCGCCCGATAGGCCCACACAAGTCGATGTGTATTAACATGCTCGCGGGAATCGTTAAGGACCCGTTATTTCCAAAGCATTACGAGAGTTGGGAAAAGGTTCCTGGCGAAAACAAAGAAAAAATTTGGCTTGATCTCGGT GGGTTTTTTAAGATGGGCGACTGGCTAGATGGTGGACATACCCAAAAGGTGGTGGAAGCCGGGGTAAATTCTTTGTGCGCGGACCGATGGAGAAAtgctaaaagtaaacaaaaaaaatatttCACGGATAATGACGGGTACGCACTTCCCAATAACCTTCGAAACCGACCCCCACCGAATGTTCAACAACGTCTATGGGACCCATTTGTGGACCTAATGCTTTCAAGTAAATTCCGGGCTCGTTCTGCGCAGAACAAGAAAAATAGGGCGAAGATGGAATACGCCAGTACGCAGGGTAGCAGGTCAATTGCCGACCGTGTG GCCTCTCTGGATCCTCCGAGTCTTATCGAAAACTTCAAGAACAACCACACTTTTAAGAAAGGTGGATGGAGTGGGAATAAAGCTAGGGTGAACCAC GAAAAAATGTTGAAATTAAAAGAAAAATATCCGGAAAGGAGTGATGAAGTCATTATGTTGGAAGTTTTAGGCAAACGTCGCGGGTACCGTCGCGGAGTGGGTAAAACGTTACCCGGATCGGCTagtacatcatcttcatcatcaacttgtCAAACAAGACGACCACCACCACCGGGTTCCGAAAACCCATTGCTAAAGGAAGCGGTATACGATACTTTTGCCTTTAACAATATGGCAATCCCGCCCCAATGGCAATCTTTTTTCCCAACCCCCAATCAAACTCAAGAAACCGAAGGTGAAGACGAaggtgatgacgatgaagacatggAAGAAAGTGGTGCGTCTCAAAGCGAAAGTGATGAAGAAAATGAAGATGAAGCAAGGTAA